The Coffea arabica cultivar ET-39 chromosome 3c, Coffea Arabica ET-39 HiFi, whole genome shotgun sequence genome contains a region encoding:
- the LOC113734754 gene encoding histone-lysine N-methyltransferase ASHR2-like: MSETAESSAPLLKMVELEGKGRALVASVPLRAGQVVLSDSPILLYSALPLLVAPHDAQQNHNFEYCSQCFRLVAKEQPSSSCRCPSCSLSIFCSQNCQSLALSSSHTPWVCQALKQFGEGSSPLLRCQPDIQVQARFLVVAYNLAMFCPSSFQTLLSLQGDPSTFMSSPEAKDSVFFLHSLVSSLPSGPVNLSTFGLSFSVELTAALLAKDKLNAFGLMEPFAPDKERSVRAYGIYPRTSFFNHDCLPNACRFDYVDAATADGRNLDMTVRVIHDVPCGREISLSYFPVNLKYSERQKRLKEDYGFTCDCDRCRVEANWSDQEDEELDEDNLGDNEGAAMDEDDDDEEMVAEDGGSVGQDESYFPHAYFFLQYMCNKDNCWGTLAPLPPSDSSTSTVMECNVCGSLHQSKEVLDGNVAEQ; encoded by the coding sequence atgtcAGAAACAGCTGAATCTTCAGCTCCACTATTGAAAATGGTAGAGCTAGAAGGGAAAGGGAGGGCTCTTGTGGCTTCTGTGCCATTAAGGGCTGGTCAAGTTGTCCTCAGCGATTCCCCTATTTTACTCTACTCTGCTCTTCCTTTGCTAGTAGCACCTCACGACGCTCAGCAAAATCATAACTTTGAGTATTGTTCCCAGTGTTTCAGATTAGTTGCCAAAGAACAGCCTTCTTCGTCTTGTCGTTGCCCTAGTTGTTCTTTGTCAATCTTCTGTAGTCAAAACTGCCAATCACTTGCTTTGTCATCTTCCCATACCCCTTGGGTCTGCCAAGCCCTCAAACAATTTGGAGAGGGCTCTTCGCCACTTCTCCGGTGCCAGCCTGACATCCAGGTTCAGGCCCGTTTTCTTGTTGTGGCCTACAACTTAGCAATGTTCTGCCCTTCGAGTTTTCAGACCCTTTTATCCCTCCAAGGTGATCCATCTACATTTATGAGCTCACCTGAGGCTAAGGACTCTGTGTTCTTTCTCCATTCCCTTGTTTCGTCTCTCCCTTCAGGACCGGTTAATCTAAGTACTTTTGGTTTGTCATTCTCTGTGGAACTGACAGCTGCTCTGCTGGCCAAGGACAAGCTTAATGCATTTGGTTTGATGGAACCCTTTGCCCCTGATAAAGAAAGGTCTGTTAGGGCCTATGGTATCTACCCGAGAACGTCTTTCTTTAATCATGATTGCCTCCCAAATGCCTGCAGGTTCGATTATGTCGATGCTGCCACTGCTGATGGCAGAAACCTTGACATGACTGTTAGAGTTATTCATGATGTTCCATGTGGCCGGGAGATTTCCTTGAGTTACTTCCCTGTGAACTTGAAATACTCTGAAAGGCAAAAGAGGCTCAAGGAAGACTACGGTTTCACTTGTGATTGTGATCGGTGCAGGGTTGAGGCTAATTGGTCTGACCAAGAAGATGAGGAGTTGGATGAAGACAACCTCGGTGATAATGAGGGGGCTGCCATGGATGAGGACGACGACGACGAAGAAATGGTGGCTGAGGATGGCGGCAGTGTGGGTCAAGACGAGAGCTATTTTCCTCACGCATATTTCTTTCTGCAATATATGTGTAATAAAGACAACTGCTGGGGCACATTGGCTCCCCTGCCCCCTTCTGACTCTAGTACATCTACTGTAATGGAATGCAATGTTTGCGGAAGCTTGCATCAATCTAAAGAAGTTTTAGATGGCAATGTGGCTGAACAATGA
- the LOC113734756 gene encoding vesicle transport protein GOT1-like isoform X2: MAYEISEQKKVGIGLVGFGILFSFLGIILFFDRGLLALGNILWLAGVALLLGWRSTLQLFTDRRNYKGSVSFLLGMFLIFVRWPIAVDFGHLLRYFSIRFRYLDGCCSISYTDS; this comes from the exons ATGGCTTATGAAATCAGTGAGCAAAAGA AGGTTGGCATAGGTCTTGTTGGTTTTGGGATCCTCTTCTCATTTCTTGGCATCATTCTATTTTTTGACAGGGGTTTGCTTGCTCTGGGAAAT ATATTATGGTTGGCAGGTGTTGCCCTTTTACTGGGTTGGCGGTCGACACTGCAACTTTTTACAGACAGAAGGAACTATAAG GGATctgtttcatttcttcttgggATGTTCCTCATATTTGTTCGTTGGCCAATAGCTG TGGATTTTGGCCATCTATTAAGGTATTTCTCTATCAGATTCCGCTACTTGGATGGCTGCTGCAGTATATCCTACACTG ATTCTTGA
- the LOC113734756 gene encoding vesicle transport protein GOT1-like isoform X1, with product MAYEISEQKKVGIGLVGFGILFSFLGIILFFDRGLLALGNILWLAGVALLLGWRSTLQLFTDRRNYKGSVSFLLGMFLIFVRWPIAGIITEFYGCVFLFGGFWPSIKVFLYQIPLLGWLLQYILH from the exons ATGGCTTATGAAATCAGTGAGCAAAAGA AGGTTGGCATAGGTCTTGTTGGTTTTGGGATCCTCTTCTCATTTCTTGGCATCATTCTATTTTTTGACAGGGGTTTGCTTGCTCTGGGAAAT ATATTATGGTTGGCAGGTGTTGCCCTTTTACTGGGTTGGCGGTCGACACTGCAACTTTTTACAGACAGAAGGAACTATAAG GGATctgtttcatttcttcttgggATGTTCCTCATATTTGTTCGTTGGCCAATAGCTGGTATAATCACAGAATTTTATGGCTGCGTTTTTCTCTTTGG TGGATTTTGGCCATCTATTAAGGTATTTCTCTATCAGATTCCGCTACTTGGATGGCTGCTGCAGTATATCCTACACTG A
- the LOC113734755 gene encoding glucosamine 6-phosphate N-acetyltransferase-like, protein MEDKPGNVCIEQERFQLRRLEISDNKKGFIELLQQLTACESVSDKDFEERYQELAKLGDEHVICVIEDRHSGKIVASGSVFIERKFIRNCGKVGHIEDVVVDSSIRGMQLGKKIVGFLTDHARSMGCYKVILDCSLENKPFYEKCGYKQKEVQMVKYFI, encoded by the coding sequence ATGGAAGATAAACCAGGGAATGTTTGTATTGAACAGGAGAGATTTCAACTTCGAAGGCTTGAGATTTCCGATaacaaaaagggttttattgaATTACTACAACAACTGACTGCCTGTGAATCTGTATCTGACAAGGACTTTGAAGAACGATATCAAGAGCTTGCTAAACTTGGTGATGAACATGTGATATGTGTAATTGAAGATCGACATAGTGGGAAGATTGTTGCTAGTGGAAGTGTTTTTATTGAAAGGAAGTTTATAAGAAACTGTGGCAAAGTTGGCCACATTGAGGATGTTGTTGTTGATTCCTCAATCAGAGGAATGCAATTAGGGAAGAAAATTGTTGGGTTCCTCACTGACCATGCTCGCTCAATGGGTTGCTATAAAGTGATCCTCGACTGCAGCTTGGAGAACAAACCTTTTTATGAGAAGTGTGGGTATAAACAAAAAGAGGTTCAGATGGTAAAGTACTTTATCTGa